TCCGCATTCTGTAACTGCTACTGAACCACTAAAGGGTCCTGAGTCTGACATAAATGAACCATTTTCCGAAATGTTGCCTGATGGTCCTGTTATAGTTAATTCATAAGTTAATTCTTGTGCTGAAGGCCAAGTTTTTGCTGATATCTCATAATCAATAGAATAACCTCCAACACCATCTGCAATACAGTTAGCGCTAATACTAGCATCATAGATTACGGACGCAGAAGCATACATAGTGTATCCGAAGACAACACTCACAACTAAAACTAAGGAAAGAAAAAGTCTTTTTTTCATTATAATCTCCTAATAATTAGATGAATTGATTGTTTTGCTTTTGTTATAAAACTACAAGGGCCAATTAAAAGATTGGCGAAAATTTGTTCTGAATATACATAGAAGTTTAGCAATAGATCCTTTGTATATTCAATAATATTGTCCTGTTATGATATTAATATGAAAGCAAATTTAAGAGTTTATATTTTAACCCTGTATTCCATATAATGTTGTCATAACAATTTTGAACATGATTTTTTCCCTTTATCACCTCCCTCTATCAAATATAATATATATTATAAATTATTAATATCATCATTAAAAAGCTTGAAAGTAATTGATGCAATCATGGATTGAGAGCGTCTCTGCTTTTAACATGATGATGCATCTTCCTTATAGAGCTAGTAGGTTCAAAAATAGATATTTCTCCATGTGTTAACGATATTTGGTGGAAGGACATCATTCTGATACAGGATGACCAACATCAATTTTGCCCAAATTAAGATGAAATATGTGATAGTCGATCAAATAGCATGTGTAATTAACTAAATTTTACAGGAATAGAAATATTATTTAATAATAATATAATAATAAAATTGGCTATGGTCAAGGTATGATAATTATTTATTCGGCTTACTGATTTTTTAGGCATATATGTGTATCTACAAGCGTGAATAATCTAAAGAAATGTCACATGCCTCTATTCCGTATCGTTTTAGCATGCCTATTGCGATTTTGATCACTTCCCTCGCAAAAATTAGTAGATTATAATTTACTACGATCAATATCTTTTAAAGAAAACATAATGAACACGATTATGACTTGACTTTATAAGAGTGTTAGATGTAACGATATACTATAATTGAGAGGTTAGTAATTTTGGGAAATGATGCTAATAGGAACATTCGACCGGCTGCTACGGTAATCCTGGCCCGTGATGCGGAGGAGGGGATCGAAGTATTTATGTTGCTGCGCAATCCTAAATCGGAGTTTGGCGGAGGGCTTTACGTATTTCCCGGGGGTTCTGTGGATGATCTTGACAAGCATCCTGATATTGCCGCCTTATGTTATGGGATGAGCGACAAGGAGGCGAGCGTATGTCTGGGCATATCAGAGGGAGGCTTGGCCTATTGGGTAGCTGCTATTCGTGAGTGTTATGAGGAGGCAGGACTTCTAGCCGCTGTTGATGATCAAGGTGAATATATTTCTCTCGAATCACCGCTGAACAACAGGCGCTTTGAGGATTATCGCAACGCCATATGCAATGGGATGACTGACATGGTTAAGATATGTTGCAACGAGGGATTGCGTTTAGCAGTTGACAGGTTTGTCTATTTTAGTCATTGGATAACACCAGAAGGGGCTCCTCGTCGATATGATACTCGTTTCTTTATTGGCATTGCGCCTCCCCAACAGAGAGGCCTGCATGACAAGAGGGAGACCGTAGCTCACCTCTGGATT
Above is a genomic segment from Spirochaetota bacterium containing:
- a CDS encoding NUDIX hydrolase, with protein sequence MGNDANRNIRPAATVILARDAEEGIEVFMLLRNPKSEFGGGLYVFPGGSVDDLDKHPDIAALCYGMSDKEASVCLGISEGGLAYWVAAIRECYEEAGLLAAVDDQGEYISLESPLNNRRFEDYRNAICNGMTDMVKICCNEGLRLAVDRFVYFSHWITPEGAPRRYDTRFFIGIAPPQQRGLHDKRETVAHLWIRPVEALARYKRGEFCMVLPTIRQLEALSGISSTVEMMEIARSREHIPTIMPRFVKNGSGIKIVIPGDKEYL